A stretch of the Capra hircus breed San Clemente chromosome 10, ASM170441v1, whole genome shotgun sequence genome encodes the following:
- the CHAC1 gene encoding glutathione-specific gamma-glutamylcyclotransferase 1, which yields MKQETAAQNSPPASPPSSQPLSEDGDPQALWIFGYGSLVWRPDFAYSDSRVGFVRGYSRRFWQGDTFHRGSDKMPGRVVTLLEDREGCTWGVAYQVQGEQVSEALKYLNVREAVLGGYDTKEVTFYPQDTPDQPLKALAYVATPQNPGYLGPAPEEAIATQILACRGFSGHNLEYLLRLADFMQLCGPQAQDEHLAAIVDAVGTMLPCFCPTEQALALV from the exons ATGAAGCAGGAGACTGCAGCCCAGAACTCCCCTCccgcctctcctccctcctcacaaCCCCTCTCCGAAGACGGCGACCCCCAAGCgttgtggatttttgggtacggCTCCCTGGTGTGGAGGCCCGACTTCGCCTACAGTGACAGCCGTGTGGGCTTCGTGCGCGGCTACAGCCGCCGCTTCTGGCAGGGAGACACCTTCCATCGCGGCAGTGACAAGATG CCTGGTCGTGTGGTGACCCTCCTTGAAGATCGTGAG GGCTGCACTTGGGGTGTGGCATACCAGGTGCAAGGCGAGCAGGTGAGCGAGGCCCTGAAGTACCTGAACGTGCGGGAGGCAGTGCTTGGCGGCTATGATACCAAGGAGGTCACCTTCTACCCTCAAGATACCCCTGACCAACCACTCAAGGCATTGGCCTACGTGGCCACCCCACAGAACCCTGGCTACCTGGGTCCTGCCCCCGAGGAGGCCATCGCTACACAGATCTTGGCCTGCCGAGGCTTCTCTGGGCACAACCTTGAGTACTTGCTGCGCCTGGCGGACTTCATGCAGCTCTGTGGGCCCCAGGCTCAGGATGAGCACCTGGCCGCCATCGTGGACGCTGTAGGCACCATGCTGCCCTGCTTCTGTCCCACTGAGCAGGCTTTGGCACTGGTCTGA